The Patescibacteria group bacterium genomic sequence GGAGGAGAGGAAAATGCCATTCTTTGAACCGTTAGAAAAGATGGATCCTAAGCATGTTGATTTGGAAAGAGCAAGAAAATCCCTGCGAGAAGAACTTGAAGCGATAGATTTTTATCAGGAGAGAATAGACGCTACCACTGACGAATCGCTCAAGAAACTACTCGCGCACAATATGAACGAGGAAAAAGAGCACGCGGCAATGCTTATTGAATGGATCAGGAAGAATGACCTTGTCCAAGACAAGGC encodes the following:
- a CDS encoding ferritin — protein: MPFFEPLEKMDPKHVDLERARKSLREELEAIDFYQERIDATTDESLKKLLAHNMNEEKEHAAMLIEWIRKNDLVQDKAFKEHD